Below is a genomic region from Polluticoccus soli.
TTTTCTCCCGGTCCGTTTATGGGTGCGCAGGCTGGCTATGGCTACTGCCTTGGTAGCAGCTGGTACCTACAGGCAGAAGTAGCAGCACGCTACAGGCCACAAGCTGGCATGTTTGTTTTGACCGAAAATGCAAAGGGCCAGATAGACCATGTAGGCCGCAATACCTCGTTCATGTATTATCCTGTGGTGCTGTCCATCAACTACAGGCTCCACACCGGACGCCATAAACCTATCGACATACCTAAGGCCGAAACACCTGAAGAAGAACCAGAAACGAAAGAAGAGCAATAACTTACAACCAATTATGAGAAATGTTTTGTTGATAGTACTGGTAACTGTTTCGCTGGCAGCGTGTAAGAAAGAATATTGCTGGCAGTGCGAAACCGATATCACCACGATGGTGGTCACGTCAAACCACGATACTACACGCATCTACGATTCCAAATCAGACCTGCTTTGCAACCGCACTGAAAAACAGATAAAAAACGAGGAAGAAAAGAACAGCTCTGAAACGGTGACCCAGGACGCGGGCCAAAGCATCTATAAGAAATTCAAAATGACCTGTAAGAAGTAATATTAGCTGATAAGAGAGGGATCAGACAATATTCAACCCATGCGGAACGTTCTCTTACTCATAACCGCTACGCTGCTATTGACAGCCTGCGAGAAAAAATACTGCTGGAACTGTGAGCTGAGAACGACCACGCTTCTCATTTCGAACAAGAACGACACGGTACTGACGACCCAGGCACAGACCGAGGAAGTTTGCCACAAGAGTGAGCGTGAGATAAACATCGTGCAGAACGAACGCACCTACCAAAAGGAAACCGAAGACCAGGGCATTAAGACGCGCAAGCTCTATATGTACAGCTGCAACAAACAGTGACCTAAAAACTACTTCTATAATTGACGAAAACCGGCAGGCAGTACGCCTGCCGGTTTTGTTTTTCCTACCCAACCTACAGGCCACCCAAGGACTTCCCATAAGACTTCTTCTACCTCCAAATGGTGGCACTAACCGTTTTGTTATCAGCTCGTTAACGGATGTTATCACTTAGGCTTTTCACGGGCAAATTGCCAATTTCGCGCACCGAATTTGCGTAATATTATTACGCACCCACATATTTAAACTCCTTAATAACACAAATACCAAGACGAAAATGAGATCCCTTTACAAACTCTTGCTGGCAACATTCATTGCCTCACTATCGATGTTTGCCCCGCCGGCAAATGCACAGACCTATTGCCCGGGTGCAAACTTCTCAGGCAATATCCTGGCGGGCTCGTTACTTACTGACGGCGACTATACTACGGCAGGCAGTATGACAACCAATGGAGGACAGGTAACGTTCACCTGGAGTAATAGAGTAGTAATAAGCAAGGTTGCTTTCCACTATGGCAGCGTGCCGATGACCGGCTGCAACGTAGACTACTGGAATGGTTCTTCGTGGGTCAATATCACCCATGTTACCGCTTCCAACACAACGGCCGATTCCGTTAGTTTCACCCCTGTCACAACTACTCAGCTCAGGTTCAGTAGTGTAACCGGAGCATCGGCCCCTAACTTCAAAGAGTTACGACCGTTCTCGCCTATATACGGCATCGATCCTACTACTTGTGGCGGCGTGGGTAGCATGAAGTTCCCCGGACTTAGCCCCAACACCAGTTATAGCGTGCACTTTACCGGCGATGCCTCAGGCTCTCCGCAGTTTATATCGACCGATGCCAGCGGTGTGCTGACCATCGTGAGCAACCCCGGCATCAACAGCAATCTGACGGCAGGAACCTATTCAAACTTCTATTGTTTCGACGGTCCTTCTGATCCCATTACTTTTTCAGGAAATGTTGTTTTAAGTAATCCTCCTGCGCCAATAGCATACACGGTATCTGGAAGCGGCTCCTATTGCTCCAGCGGTTCGGGACTAGCGGTGTTTCTGTCCAACTCTCAAACCGGCGTCAATTACCAACTGAAGTTAGATGGCGTTAATACAGGTTCTGCAGTGGCAGGTTCTACCGGTAACTTCATCAACTTTGGCCTCAAAACAGCTGGTGTTTACACCGTTGTAGCCACCGATGCGACAACCACTTGCTCGGCCAGCATGACCAGCAGTGCGACTATAACCGCCAATCCATCGCCTACTATTACACTGGGTGCAGATCCAACTGTCATACAAGGCAACACCAACGCACAGCTCTTTTATTCAGCTACTACTGGTAGTCCAACCGCGTATTCTATTACATGGTCGGCAGCCGGGCTAGCCGCGGGTTTCACAAATGTCCCTTACGGCACTTCGCTCACGTCTACATCTCTCAACATAGCAATTCCGGCAGCCGCACCTGTGGGCAGCTATACCGGTACCATGCGCGTGGCGAATGGCAGCTGCGAGAGCGCCGACCAGAATTTTACCATTAACATCGTCGCCAACTCGATCCCATCGTTTATCAGCGGCGCTACTACAACTTTGGCGGTATGTAAAGATGCCGGTCCTACAAGCATCGGCAGCCAACTAGCGGTGAATGACCTGAATACCGCGCAGTCGCTATATTTTTCATTCCCATCTCTGCCCGCCCATGGTGGTTTAGGCGCCTCAATTTACGGCACCGCGACAAACGGAGGCATTCTTACGCCAGCCTTTATCGAGTATACACCCACACCAGGCTATACTGGTCCAGATGCATTTACTGTAGTAGTAAACGACGGTCTGGCTACGGATACCATAACAGTAAACGTTACAGTCAATAACTCACCAACAGCTTTCAACGTGATTGGCGGAGGCGCCTATTGCGCCGGTGGTTCTGGTGTTGTTGTAGGTTTGTCTAACTCTACTACCGACGTTAGCTACCAACTGAAAGTAGACGGCCTGGATGTTGGCAGCCCTGTTGCCGGCTCCACCGGTCTTGGTATCAACTTCGGCCCAAAAACTGCGGCGGGTAACTATACGGTTGTAGCTACTAATAATACCACGAATTGCACGGCAACTATGACCGGCAGTGTGAACGTAACCGTAAATCCTGTGCCAACCATTACACTCGGCACAAGCCCTACTATAAATGGAGGAACCACAGCCAATCTTCCTTATACTGCAACAACAGGCTCGCCTACTACTTATACTATAACTTACGATGCTACTGCGCTGGGCGCAGGCTTTGCAAACGTAAGCGCTACGTCCCTGCCTTCATCTCCTATAACGCTTACATTACCTACGCCTGTAGCTGCTGCTACCTATAACGGTAACATCCGCGTAAGCGACGGAACATGTCAAAGCACTTTAGTGCCCTTTAGCGTTACCGTAACCAACAGCGCACCATCATTTACAGGCGGTGCCACACAAACACTTCTCGCCTGCCAGGATCTACCCAATTATATCATGAATTCGCAGATGAGGGTAGATGATGCAGACGCTGGTCAAACGCTGACATGGAGTGTGGTTTCTGCTCCTGCACATGGTACTGCAAATGCAACCTACACCACTACGTCTACGGGATCTACCATTACGCCTACCGGGCTGACATATACACCTGATGCCGGGTATTCAGGCAGCGACGTGTTCACCGTTCAAGTATCAGACGGCACAGCCACGGCCACAACTACCATCAATGTAACTGTAAGGCCGGCACCTGCCGCAGACCCTGTTTCTGACCAGACAGTGTGCAACAACAGCGCTACTACTGCTATAACATTCAGCAACCCACTGGGAGCCGCTACCTATTTCTGGGCAGCATCTCCCGCTATCGGCCTGGCTGCCAACGGCACAGGCAATATACCTTCATTTACAGCAACCAACACAGGCACCACGCCGGTTACAGGTTTTATGGCGGTAACACCGCTTTACGGCAATGGATGTTCTGGCTTGAGTAGATCATTTAAGATCATAGTTAACCCGACGCCTACTGTAAACGCAGTATCTAACCAGACACTGTGCCACATGGCTACTACTACTGCTGTTAACTTCAGCGGTGCAGTGAGCGGCACTACCTACAACTGGACCAACAGCAACAACTTTATCAGCCTGGCGCCTGTGGGCACTGGTAATATCAATGCATTTACCATTACCAATACAGCAAGCAGCCCGGTAACTGCTACTATTACAGTAACACCAACCAAGAGCGGTTGCACCGGTACGGCTGGCAGCTTTAGCTTCACAGTAAACCCGCAACCTATTACCAACACAAGCTCTATACCTGACCAGGCACTGTGCCACAACGGTACATCTACAGCTGTAAGCTTTACAGGTTATGTACCGGGCGCTACTTACAACTGGACCAACGACAATACATCTATCGGCCTGGGAGCAAGCGGTACGGGTGACATCGCGTCATTTACGGCTACTAACAGTGGCACTACTGCTGCTGTGGCTACCATAACGGTAACACCAACCAAGAGCGGTTGTACCGGCGCGGCTAAAACGTTCACGATCACAGCTAATCCCACACCTACCGTAAACACAGTCTCTAATCAAACGCTTTGTAACAACGGTTCGACTACTGCTGTGGCTTTTAGCGGCGCAGTAAGCAGCACTACTTACAACTGGACAAACGACAATGCTTCTATCGGCCTGGCAGCAAGCGGAACGGGCGACATCGTGTCTTTTACAGCTACTAACAGCGGTACTACCGCTGCTGTGGCCACCATCACGGTAACACCTACTAAGAACGGCTGTCCCGGTACGGCTAAGACGTTTACGATAACAGCTAACCCAACGCCGACTGTAAATACCGTTTCTAACCAGTCAGTATGTAACAATGGTACAACTACCGCTGTAGCATTCAGCGGCGCAGTAAGCAGCACTACTTACAACTGGACCAATACTAATACTTCAATAGGCCTTGCAGCAAGTGGCACGGGCGACATCGCTTCGTTCACTGCTACTAACAGCGGCACTACTCCTGTAAGTGCAACCATCACGGTAACTCCTACTAAGAATGGTTGTTCCGGTACGGCTAAAACGTTTACGATCACGGTTAATCCAACGCCGACAGTAAATACAATTTCTAACCAGACACTGTGTAACAATGCCTCGACTACTGCTGTAAACTTCAGCGGGGCGGTAAGTGGTACCACTTATAGCTGGGTCAACTCACACACGTCTATCGGGCTTGCAGGTTCCGGCCTGGGCAACATTGCTGCTTTTACAGCTACCAATAGTAACGCTACAGCTGTTACCGCGATGATCACCGTAGTGCCTGCAGCCAATGGTTGTTTAGGATCTTCTAAAAGCTACAGCGTAACAGTAAAACCTACGCCAACTGTAAATACAGTATCTAATCAAACAGTGTGCAACAACACTATTACCGATGCCAGCTTTAGCGGTACCGTTGCCGGCACTACTTACAGCTGGACCAATAACCTCACGTTCATTGGCCTGGCGGCCAGCGGCTCTGGCAGCATAGCGTCATTCACAGCTACCAACACCAGCAACTCGCCTGTAACAGCTACCATCACCGTTACCCCCGCCGCCAATGGTTGCACAGGTATCGCAGGCAATTTCAATATCACGGTAAATCCAACAGCTACTGTCAACACAGTATCTAATCAGCCTGTTTGTAACAATGCCACGACAACTGCAGTAAACTTCACCAGCGGTGTAAGTGGTACTACCTACAGCTGGACCAACACCAATAACACCATCGGTCTGGCAGCTACGGGCGCGGGCAACATTGCTGCCTTCCAGGCTATCAACGCAGGAACTTCACCTGTTGCCGGTACCATCAACGTAATACCGACAGCCAACGGCTGCGCAGGCACGCCGGCCAGCTTCACGTATACAGTGAACCCAACACCAACTGTAGATGCTGTTGCAAGCCAGACATTGTGTAATGATGATGTTACTACAGGTGTCGGCTTTATCGGTGCAGTATCGCCTACTATTTTCAGCTGGACCAACAATACACCTTCTATCGGTCTTGCCGCAATCGGCGCAAACTATATCCCTGGCTTCGTAGCTACCAACGCTACCAGCGCGCCTGTAACGGCAACCATCGATGTAACACCATTGGCGAACGGTTGTGCGGGCACTTCACGTTCATTCGACATCACTGTTAATCCTACGCCTACTGTAAGCAACATTATCAGCCAGGCTGTATGTAATGGCTCAGTGACCAACGATATCGTCTTCACCAGCCCGGTAGCAGGATCTAGCTTTGCATGGGTCAACAACAACACTTCTATTGGCATTGGCGCCAACGGCGTTTGGAACATCGGTCCTTTCACAGCGGTGAACAGTGGCACTGCGCCGGATACCGCTACTATAAGTGTAACGCCAACAGCCAACGGTTGCGTCGGTGTTGTGAAAGATTTCACGATCACCGTAAATCCAACACCGATGCTTACCAGCACACTGACACCTGCTGCTATTTGCGACAACAATGCATTTAATTACACACCGGCATCTGCAACTACCGGCACCACTTTTACGTGGAGCAGGACCGCTACTCCGGGCATCAGCAATGCAGCTGCCAACGGTACCAGCAATCCTGCTGAAACACTGCACAACATTACCGTGAACCCCGTGACCACACAATATGTGTACACACAAACGGCTAATGGTTGCAGCCATTCAGAAAACGTGAACCTGGTAGTGAATCCAACTCCACGCCTCAATAGCCCGTTGACTGCTACACTGTGCAGCGACGAAGAATTCAACTACACACCAACCAGCCTGACCACAGGTACCATCTTCTCGTGGAACAGGACAAACGAAGCAGGCATCACTCCTGCTAATGGTAACGGCAACGGCGCTATCAGTGAAACGCTGACGAACCGCAACAACGG
It encodes:
- a CDS encoding PKD-like domain-containing protein, encoding MRSLYKLLLATFIASLSMFAPPANAQTYCPGANFSGNILAGSLLTDGDYTTAGSMTTNGGQVTFTWSNRVVISKVAFHYGSVPMTGCNVDYWNGSSWVNITHVTASNTTADSVSFTPVTTTQLRFSSVTGASAPNFKELRPFSPIYGIDPTTCGGVGSMKFPGLSPNTSYSVHFTGDASGSPQFISTDASGVLTIVSNPGINSNLTAGTYSNFYCFDGPSDPITFSGNVVLSNPPAPIAYTVSGSGSYCSSGSGLAVFLSNSQTGVNYQLKLDGVNTGSAVAGSTGNFINFGLKTAGVYTVVATDATTTCSASMTSSATITANPSPTITLGADPTVIQGNTNAQLFYSATTGSPTAYSITWSAAGLAAGFTNVPYGTSLTSTSLNIAIPAAAPVGSYTGTMRVANGSCESADQNFTINIVANSIPSFISGATTTLAVCKDAGPTSIGSQLAVNDLNTAQSLYFSFPSLPAHGGLGASIYGTATNGGILTPAFIEYTPTPGYTGPDAFTVVVNDGLATDTITVNVTVNNSPTAFNVIGGGAYCAGGSGVVVGLSNSTTDVSYQLKVDGLDVGSPVAGSTGLGINFGPKTAAGNYTVVATNNTTNCTATMTGSVNVTVNPVPTITLGTSPTINGGTTANLPYTATTGSPTTYTITYDATALGAGFANVSATSLPSSPITLTLPTPVAAATYNGNIRVSDGTCQSTLVPFSVTVTNSAPSFTGGATQTLLACQDLPNYIMNSQMRVDDADAGQTLTWSVVSAPAHGTANATYTTTSTGSTITPTGLTYTPDAGYSGSDVFTVQVSDGTATATTTINVTVRPAPAADPVSDQTVCNNSATTAITFSNPLGAATYFWAASPAIGLAANGTGNIPSFTATNTGTTPVTGFMAVTPLYGNGCSGLSRSFKIIVNPTPTVNAVSNQTLCHMATTTAVNFSGAVSGTTYNWTNSNNFISLAPVGTGNINAFTITNTASSPVTATITVTPTKSGCTGTAGSFSFTVNPQPITNTSSIPDQALCHNGTSTAVSFTGYVPGATYNWTNDNTSIGLGASGTGDIASFTATNSGTTAAVATITVTPTKSGCTGAAKTFTITANPTPTVNTVSNQTLCNNGSTTAVAFSGAVSSTTYNWTNDNASIGLAASGTGDIVSFTATNSGTTAAVATITVTPTKNGCPGTAKTFTITANPTPTVNTVSNQSVCNNGTTTAVAFSGAVSSTTYNWTNTNTSIGLAASGTGDIASFTATNSGTTPVSATITVTPTKNGCSGTAKTFTITVNPTPTVNTISNQTLCNNASTTAVNFSGAVSGTTYSWVNSHTSIGLAGSGLGNIAAFTATNSNATAVTAMITVVPAANGCLGSSKSYSVTVKPTPTVNTVSNQTVCNNTITDASFSGTVAGTTYSWTNNLTFIGLAASGSGSIASFTATNTSNSPVTATITVTPAANGCTGIAGNFNITVNPTATVNTVSNQPVCNNATTTAVNFTSGVSGTTYSWTNTNNTIGLAATGAGNIAAFQAINAGTSPVAGTINVIPTANGCAGTPASFTYTVNPTPTVDAVASQTLCNDDVTTGVGFIGAVSPTIFSWTNNTPSIGLAAIGANYIPGFVATNATSAPVTATIDVTPLANGCAGTSRSFDITVNPTPTVSNIISQAVCNGSVTNDIVFTSPVAGSSFAWVNNNTSIGIGANGVWNIGPFTAVNSGTAPDTATISVTPTANGCVGVVKDFTITVNPTPMLTSTLTPAAICDNNAFNYTPASATTGTTFTWSRTATPGISNAAANGTSNPAETLHNITVNPVTTQYVYTQTANGCSHSENVNLVVNPTPRLNSPLTATLCSDEEFNYTPTSLTTGTIFSWNRTNEAGITPANGNGNGAISETLTNRNNGTTTILYVYTAMANGCSNTEKVTLTMHNRPHEPVIAVKAPELVCANTMYQNFGAATAAPAGTFYTWTADNATIWSQGDGHQNALVNFPASGISTVTLTTTLSATGCDTSTTVAVQTGSSKAQQPEVMYYNGRFVCLQNDMDVYIWGYDDKGTLDSTVVPKETNQDYLNLSPDFTNKYYWVMTMKNGCAQKTYYNAPTSVERPVATRTEMRVYPNPATETVNFELSAMHGAEISFSVYDVTGKLLQTVPATAGRAQANVSALAQGMYSVICTVDGAKIAVAKFVKQ